In Synechococcus sp. KORDI-52, one genomic interval encodes:
- the gmd gene encoding GDP-mannose 4,6-dehydratase, whose amino-acid sequence MKKALITGITGQDGSYLAELLLEKGYEVHGIKRRASSFNTNRIDHLYQDPHEADPRLVLHYGDLTDSTNLIRIVQQVQPDEIYNLGAQSHVAVSFEAPEYTANSDALGTLRILEAVRILGLVETTRIYQASTSELYGLVQEVPQKESTPFYPRSPYGVAKLYGYWITVNYREAYGMYACNGILFNHESPRRGETFVTRKITRGLARINEGLEDCLYMGNLDSLRDWGHARDYVEMQWRMLQQEGPPEDFVIATGRQESVRRFIELTAEALGWGALEWEGQGLDEVGRRSTGEVVVRIDPRYFRPAEVDTLLGDPSKAHAKLGWKPTTTLEELVAEMVQIDREEARKEGILRLKGFNVVGSMENPPTSSAAIQARRSQG is encoded by the coding sequence GTGAAAAAAGCTCTGATTACCGGGATTACTGGGCAAGACGGTAGTTATCTGGCTGAACTACTGCTGGAGAAGGGGTATGAAGTCCATGGAATCAAGCGTCGGGCAAGCAGCTTCAACACCAACCGGATTGATCACCTCTACCAGGATCCCCATGAGGCCGATCCACGGTTAGTTCTCCATTACGGGGATTTGACTGACAGCACCAACCTGATTCGGATTGTCCAGCAAGTGCAGCCTGATGAGATTTATAACCTCGGTGCCCAGAGCCACGTGGCTGTGAGCTTTGAGGCGCCTGAGTACACAGCCAATAGTGATGCTCTCGGCACCCTCAGGATCCTGGAGGCCGTGCGAATTCTGGGTTTAGTTGAAACAACCCGGATTTATCAGGCTAGTACCAGTGAACTTTATGGACTCGTGCAGGAGGTGCCTCAGAAAGAGAGCACGCCTTTTTATCCGAGAAGCCCTTATGGCGTGGCCAAGTTGTACGGCTATTGGATTACGGTGAACTACCGCGAGGCCTACGGCATGTATGCCTGCAACGGCATTCTTTTCAATCACGAGAGCCCAAGGCGTGGCGAAACTTTCGTGACCCGCAAGATCACACGGGGCTTGGCGCGGATCAATGAAGGGCTGGAAGACTGCCTCTACATGGGCAATCTTGATTCCCTAAGGGACTGGGGCCACGCCCGTGATTATGTGGAGATGCAATGGAGGATGCTGCAGCAGGAGGGGCCGCCTGAAGACTTTGTGATTGCCACTGGCCGGCAGGAGAGTGTCCGGCGCTTCATCGAGCTCACTGCAGAGGCGCTTGGCTGGGGTGCTCTCGAGTGGGAAGGTCAGGGATTGGATGAAGTGGGTCGCCGCAGCACTGGTGAAGTGGTCGTGCGTATTGATCCGCGCTACTTCCGCCCAGCGGAGGTGGATACATTGCTAGGTGATCCCAGTAAGGCCCATGCCAAGTTGGGTTGGAAGCCAACGACAACTTTGGAGGAATTGGTCGCAGAGATGGTGCAAATAGATAGAGAAGAAGCTCGTAAAGAAGGGATTCTGCGTCTGAAGGGATTCAACGTGGTGGGATCCATGGAAAATCCACCGACTAGCTCAGCAGCAATCCAGGCCAGAAGGAGCCAAGGTTGA
- a CDS encoding SDR family NAD(P)-dependent oxidoreductase, with the protein MARISLITGCGRGIGLSCAEKFFENNPDGKILGISRSKTKEVQDLQDRYADQFFFKALDINRHLEVNSLITQFQEVNGQIDCAICNAGMRSRISIKDALIDTYRQVLETNTISQINIVKHLASTRENNSKPLSILVISSIVGQRGFVDLSTYGVSKSALEGFIKSAAVELASDNILINSLNPGFAKSSYETAFKENKKELYEWTLEQTPLKRWGECREIAEMAMFLISEKNSYMTGSVIYCDGGWTSK; encoded by the coding sequence ATGGCTCGAATATCTTTAATTACAGGGTGTGGCAGGGGAATTGGCCTTTCATGTGCGGAAAAATTTTTTGAAAACAACCCAGATGGAAAAATATTAGGTATTTCACGTAGTAAAACAAAGGAGGTCCAGGATCTCCAAGATCGATATGCTGATCAATTTTTCTTCAAAGCGCTAGATATTAATCGACATTTAGAAGTGAATTCGTTAATAACCCAATTCCAAGAAGTAAATGGTCAAATTGACTGTGCAATATGCAATGCGGGCATGAGATCTAGGATTAGCATTAAAGATGCATTGATAGATACATACAGACAGGTTCTAGAGACGAATACGATTTCGCAAATTAATATCGTAAAACATCTTGCTTCTACACGAGAAAACAACTCAAAACCACTCTCTATTTTGGTGATTTCATCAATCGTCGGCCAACGTGGTTTTGTCGACCTATCTACATATGGAGTCTCTAAATCGGCACTTGAGGGTTTTATTAAATCTGCGGCTGTCGAATTAGCCAGTGATAATATTTTGATTAATAGTTTAAATCCAGGCTTTGCTAAAAGCTCATATGAGACTGCGTTTAAGGAAAATAAAAAAGAGTTGTACGAATGGACTCTTGAACAAACTCCTTTGAAGAGATGGGGAGAATGCCGAGAAATTGCAGAAATGGCTATGTTCCTTATTTCAGAAAAAAATTCATATATGACCGGTTCTGTGATATACTGTGACGGAGGCTGGACATCAAAATGA
- a CDS encoding NAD-dependent epimerase, producing MAKTVLVTGAAGFIGAALSQRLLQRGDRVVGLDNLNDYYDPALKQARLRQIETVASSGAWRFERMALEDGAALMGLFADEKPDVVVNLAAQAGVRYSLENPAAYIQSNLVGFGNVLEGCRHHGVGNLVYASSSSVYGGNRNLPFHERQPVNHPVSLYAASKKANELMAHTYSHLYGLPATGLRFFTVYGPWGRPDMAPMLFARAILAGEPIKVFNHGKMQRDFTYIDDIVEGVIRCCDKPAIANPDFDPLQPDPATAAAPHRVFNIGNSQPTELLRFIETMEAALGRQALKDFQPMQPGDVVATAADTSALEEWVGFKPSTPIDVGIKKFISWFAGVYY from the coding sequence ATGGCGAAGACTGTCCTTGTGACTGGGGCTGCTGGTTTCATCGGTGCGGCCCTGTCGCAGCGGCTGTTGCAACGCGGTGATCGGGTGGTTGGCCTCGACAACTTGAACGACTATTACGACCCAGCGTTGAAGCAGGCGAGGTTGCGGCAGATCGAAACCGTTGCCTCATCAGGAGCCTGGCGATTTGAGCGCATGGCTCTGGAAGACGGCGCAGCCCTCATGGGACTCTTCGCTGACGAGAAGCCTGATGTTGTGGTCAATCTGGCGGCTCAGGCTGGCGTGCGTTATTCGCTCGAGAATCCCGCGGCTTACATCCAGAGCAACCTGGTGGGCTTCGGCAATGTCTTGGAGGGCTGTAGGCACCACGGTGTTGGGAATCTGGTGTATGCCTCGAGCAGTTCGGTGTATGGCGGCAACCGCAATCTGCCGTTTCATGAGCGTCAACCGGTCAATCACCCGGTGAGTCTTTACGCCGCCAGCAAGAAGGCCAATGAGTTGATGGCGCACACCTACAGCCATCTCTATGGATTGCCGGCCACGGGGCTGCGCTTTTTCACGGTGTATGGCCCCTGGGGACGTCCGGATATGGCGCCGATGCTGTTCGCTCGGGCGATACTGGCCGGTGAGCCGATCAAGGTGTTCAACCACGGCAAGATGCAGCGCGATTTCACCTACATCGACGACATTGTTGAGGGTGTGATCCGTTGCTGCGACAAACCAGCCATTGCTAATCCTGATTTTGATCCCCTTCAACCCGACCCGGCTACTGCGGCGGCACCGCATCGGGTTTTCAATATTGGCAACAGCCAGCCGACAGAGCTCCTGCGCTTCATCGAGACGATGGAGGCAGCTCTCGGCAGGCAGGCACTTAAGGATTTCCAGCCGATGCAGCCCGGTGATGTGGTGGCGACTGCGGCTGATACGTCAGCTTTAGAAGAATGGGTTGGGTTCAAGCCCTCTACTCCCATTGATGTTGGAATAAAGAAGTTTATTTCCTGGTTTGCAGGGGTTTACTATTAA
- a CDS encoding 3-dehydroquinate synthase family protein yields MTVINAKVGSGKYPVLVSDNSINELIDFCDGYSQENVVCIVDEFFKENDNSLYNELNIFLAKYKCLYLPGGLQSKGLEAYSLAMKWLLDIKLPRDGVIVAIGGGVIGDLSAFVASTYMRGTGLVLVPTTTTSMIDSAIGGKTGINFQDQVNAIGTYYNPKAVFMDVRFLLTLNTRDYFAGICEAIKMSVTSDAAQAKKLLNNSTLLASNNREIASLVDLVIWSTKIKLFHVGDDPNEKGIRLTLNYGHTFGQSIETFYGLYQDHYRHGEAVALGMICAASAINSINQSSLSSDLLDFTKKILKQYNLPVLISDQPDCLFPSVEVLVNNLINDKKRTSQGNRFVLVPSIGTSIIQYIDNKKVIASSFQSIMP; encoded by the coding sequence ATGACAGTTATTAATGCAAAAGTTGGCTCTGGTAAATATCCTGTACTCGTTTCTGATAACTCTATCAACGAACTTATTGATTTTTGTGACGGTTATTCTCAAGAGAATGTAGTTTGTATTGTTGACGAATTTTTCAAAGAAAACGATAATTCTTTATACAATGAGCTTAATATTTTCTTGGCCAAATATAAATGCTTATACTTGCCAGGGGGGCTTCAATCTAAAGGACTAGAAGCTTACAGCCTTGCAATGAAGTGGTTGTTAGATATTAAACTTCCAAGAGACGGTGTTATTGTCGCTATAGGCGGTGGCGTTATAGGTGATTTATCCGCTTTTGTCGCTAGCACCTATATGAGGGGAACTGGACTTGTTTTGGTTCCAACAACAACAACTTCTATGATTGACAGTGCAATCGGTGGTAAAACTGGGATTAATTTTCAGGATCAAGTTAATGCTATTGGAACATACTATAACCCTAAGGCAGTATTTATGGACGTAAGATTTTTGTTGACTTTAAATACTCGAGATTATTTTGCAGGAATTTGCGAAGCGATTAAAATGTCGGTTACTTCTGATGCCGCGCAAGCAAAAAAATTGCTGAACAACTCTACTTTGTTGGCTTCTAATAATAGAGAAATTGCTTCTTTAGTCGATTTAGTTATATGGTCTACAAAGATCAAGCTTTTCCATGTAGGAGATGATCCGAATGAAAAAGGGATACGCCTCACGTTAAATTATGGCCATACATTTGGGCAGTCAATAGAAACATTTTACGGTTTATATCAAGATCATTATCGTCATGGCGAAGCTGTGGCACTTGGCATGATTTGTGCTGCAAGTGCCATCAATTCAATTAATCAATCAAGCTTATCTTCTGATCTACTTGATTTTACCAAGAAGATTCTGAAGCAATATAATTTACCTGTTCTAATTTCTGATCAACCTGATTGTCTTTTTCCAAGCGTAGAAGTTCTCGTAAATAATTTAATTAATGATAAAAAAAGAACATCTCAAGGTAATAGATTTGTCCTTGTCCCTTCTATTGGAACTTCCATTATCCAGTATATTGATAATAAAAAAGTCATTGCATCTAGTTTTCAATCTATAATGCCTTAG
- a CDS encoding glycosyltransferase, with product MSALNSKLHVISQTLNQELIEQILRPLNATICDKTSAFNIYKGKNNIDAYLENIKQTYLKSSEDLSKTVECDVLAYLGMASRDDYLNQFNNVCQELENRSIRVSRHYTKTTSIQLQENNLILSKSLLLFAKHICKTFRIYRHVSDQGEYVERLCELEISRIIKPSFVNMFMRTKLLLVYASMQPEDCLMVNIFKKLGVKTATLQHGLYVNYLNTDTINKINYQIQPAEHFLSWGDETSQLIYSYHPKTIIHNCGRPILYAEKNIASDKSKKKVILICLDQKLYEAENLKMIETVVEAKNVLQDQNYEIKLRLHPQLRPNFYKQNFPDLDQCGELSDTTLLIGHTTTMLHEAAYKGLRTYKFKTVAECVSFPAKYCFSSPQELIEILQSPIPYNNSFTRQFFHSVGTEAINKSANAIQAIIDEYEIEPNTITYKLERTSDTTLTISNEGRILPAQTFVIATTVFNETNYIEETINSILHQEGDYELYYIVKDASNNIKSSIEIGQILGRKIPMLAVNNKKINIIYAHKSDSGMYEGLLDAFSLIRYNPKPDDIVSYINADDILESDAFEKVQFAFKNKNCKLLLARTTTINSKDGGNRRVQKSPYHYSSKKMIEGTPYLGIDENAFIQQEGSFWSGSIHTKVLEVLNLKPKVAGDYLIWKYLSRFTEFYISSITTGLFRMRIGQKSEDIDSYFREIKELAKHPLFTSSINNNDADDIGYLFMAASQEICKFPLFAAFRSTNNRLSHSLVISDDTVNSSAKYFKPNELRIFAEIENACTDSQLSESNLIGNWHQIDTIYHKAHNCTYNITEIIQQDNSYELCVDFLVANKEINHKKIGIGITVSLECNNERQSFDFSYSLVPHVNLYKLRSIIKVNGNFINHSKCKLSIKLNGESSKNTEVFIPRNLLYLIPRANLSKNTVVKSSVSVITITYNDLKNLKKTVESFKKFSALNTQFKLEYIVIDGNSTDGTKSYLQSQSQYIDKFISEKDSGIYDAMNKGIKMAGKEYVWFMNAGDEFIPKKLFKLDLLLKEHAYDVIYGDRIYIDTDDNKEYTQKAKKISEIQYGMCFGHQSTIYNRQILEKYLFNLTYKYAGDYEQLIRLYLNNKSFKYISFPLCRFYSGGASESGIGPHLEATYIQSKYFKADTLKKSRYINGSIIHLKNIMEEVKHGN from the coding sequence ATGAGCGCTTTAAATAGCAAACTTCATGTAATTTCTCAAACACTGAATCAAGAATTAATAGAGCAAATATTAAGACCATTAAATGCTACCATTTGCGATAAAACTTCTGCCTTTAATATCTATAAAGGAAAAAACAATATTGATGCATACCTTGAAAACATCAAGCAAACATATTTGAAGTCGAGCGAAGATCTGAGCAAAACAGTTGAATGTGATGTGCTGGCCTATTTAGGCATGGCCAGTAGAGACGATTATTTGAACCAATTCAATAATGTGTGCCAAGAATTAGAAAATAGATCAATCAGAGTGTCACGACACTACACAAAAACAACCTCCATACAACTGCAAGAAAATAATTTAATACTTTCAAAATCATTGCTTTTATTTGCAAAGCATATCTGCAAAACATTTAGAATCTACAGGCATGTATCAGATCAAGGAGAGTATGTTGAAAGACTTTGTGAGCTAGAGATAAGCAGAATTATAAAGCCAAGCTTTGTGAATATGTTCATGCGCACGAAACTCCTGCTTGTGTATGCAAGTATGCAGCCAGAAGATTGCTTGATGGTAAACATATTTAAAAAGCTTGGAGTCAAAACAGCGACATTACAGCATGGATTGTACGTTAACTACCTTAATACAGACACAATTAACAAGATAAATTATCAAATACAGCCAGCAGAGCATTTCTTGTCATGGGGGGATGAAACTAGTCAGCTAATTTACAGTTATCATCCAAAAACTATCATTCATAATTGTGGGCGTCCAATATTATACGCAGAAAAAAACATTGCAAGTGATAAAAGCAAAAAAAAAGTAATTTTGATTTGCCTCGATCAAAAGCTTTATGAAGCTGAAAACTTAAAAATGATAGAAACTGTTGTTGAAGCAAAGAATGTATTACAGGATCAAAATTATGAGATTAAATTGCGACTTCACCCACAGTTACGCCCAAACTTTTACAAACAAAATTTTCCAGACCTAGATCAATGCGGAGAATTATCTGACACGACATTGCTTATTGGACACACTACAACCATGTTGCACGAAGCAGCATACAAAGGACTACGAACTTACAAATTCAAAACAGTAGCAGAATGCGTTTCTTTCCCGGCAAAGTATTGCTTTAGTAGCCCACAAGAGCTCATAGAAATACTACAAAGTCCAATTCCCTATAATAATAGTTTTACGCGACAATTTTTTCATTCAGTTGGCACAGAAGCTATAAATAAAAGCGCTAATGCGATTCAAGCCATAATTGATGAATACGAAATTGAGCCAAACACTATTACCTATAAACTAGAAAGAACAAGCGATACCACGCTCACGATTTCCAATGAAGGAAGAATCCTACCAGCTCAAACATTTGTAATTGCCACAACAGTTTTTAATGAGACAAATTATATCGAAGAGACAATTAATTCGATTCTACACCAAGAAGGAGATTATGAACTTTATTACATAGTCAAGGATGCCTCAAACAACATAAAATCATCAATAGAAATTGGCCAAATACTTGGTCGCAAGATACCCATGCTTGCAGTAAATAATAAAAAAATTAATATTATATATGCACACAAATCAGACTCTGGGATGTACGAAGGCCTTCTTGATGCCTTCAGTTTAATCAGATACAATCCTAAGCCTGATGATATTGTCAGCTACATAAATGCAGATGATATACTAGAAAGTGACGCTTTTGAAAAAGTACAATTTGCATTTAAAAATAAGAATTGCAAACTGCTATTGGCTCGTACGACAACAATCAATTCTAAAGATGGTGGCAATAGGCGAGTACAAAAATCACCCTATCACTACAGTTCAAAGAAAATGATTGAGGGGACACCATATCTTGGAATTGATGAAAATGCATTTATTCAGCAAGAGGGATCTTTTTGGTCGGGTTCAATCCACACCAAGGTACTAGAAGTACTAAATCTGAAGCCAAAAGTAGCTGGTGACTATTTAATCTGGAAATACTTATCTAGGTTTACTGAGTTTTATATAAGTTCAATAACAACTGGTCTATTTAGAATGAGAATTGGTCAGAAGTCCGAAGATATTGACAGTTACTTTAGAGAGATCAAAGAACTTGCGAAGCACCCGTTATTCACCTCATCTATTAACAATAATGATGCAGATGATATTGGATATCTCTTCATGGCCGCATCACAAGAGATTTGCAAATTTCCCTTATTCGCAGCATTTCGATCAACAAATAATAGATTAAGTCATTCATTGGTGATTTCAGATGATACTGTGAATTCAAGTGCTAAATATTTTAAACCAAATGAATTGAGAATATTTGCAGAGATTGAGAATGCTTGCACGGATTCGCAGCTAAGTGAATCAAATTTAATAGGCAATTGGCATCAGATTGATACAATTTACCACAAGGCGCATAATTGCACCTACAACATAACTGAAATAATTCAACAAGACAATTCGTACGAACTATGTGTTGACTTTTTGGTTGCTAATAAAGAAATAAATCACAAGAAAATCGGAATTGGAATTACTGTATCATTAGAATGTAATAATGAACGGCAATCATTCGATTTCTCTTATTCACTAGTACCGCATGTAAATCTCTATAAGCTTAGGAGTATCATCAAAGTCAATGGTAATTTCATAAACCATTCCAAGTGTAAATTAAGTATTAAATTAAATGGTGAGTCATCGAAAAACACCGAAGTCTTTATTCCAAGAAACTTACTTTATCTCATCCCTAGAGCTAATCTTAGCAAGAATACAGTGGTCAAGAGCTCAGTATCAGTGATAACAATTACATATAACGATTTAAAAAATTTAAAAAAAACTGTTGAGAGTTTTAAAAAGTTCTCAGCACTAAACACGCAATTTAAGCTTGAATATATTGTCATTGATGGCAATTCCACTGATGGAACAAAAAGCTATCTCCAATCACAGTCACAATATATAGATAAGTTTATTTCGGAAAAGGATTCAGGAATATATGATGCAATGAACAAAGGAATCAAGATGGCAGGAAAAGAATATGTGTGGTTCATGAATGCTGGCGATGAATTTATTCCTAAAAAGCTGTTTAAACTTGACTTATTATTGAAGGAACATGCCTATGATGTAATCTATGGTGACAGGATTTATATAGATACTGATGACAACAAAGAATATACTCAAAAAGCCAAAAAAATATCAGAAATTCAATACGGGATGTGTTTTGGCCATCAATCAACAATTTACAATAGACAAATATTAGAAAAGTATTTATTTAATCTCACATATAAATATGCCGGCGACTATGAGCAACTTATTAGATTGTACTTAAACAATAAATCATTTAAATATATCAGTTTCCCTCTATGCAGGTTTTATTCTGGAGGGGCTTCAGAATCAGGAATAGGGCCTCATTTAGAGGCAACATATATTCAATCAAAGTACTTTAAGGCAGATACACTGAAGAAAAGTAGATATATTAACGGATCTATAATTCATCTTAAAAATATAATGGAAGAAGTAAAGCATGGAAACTAG
- a CDS encoding sulfotransferase, with product MGDHQQSLAFSKLLTDSYPQNFNVYLINAKTLLLLKRFEESRATLQAGLEWFPCEIKLIKYLRYVNCYLGIEEKTMDRSESDNIRLCPEDLITYSSTPHFFEILQSKRSACVNNYVVPKKHVFIAGLGRSGTTALGKLLNISSSVEIYTELYSFLGLRAIRDSIFQKLNCWKWLLRIIVNINLLNCFQSIHHLKLLEIKGLTLNFVQSLLLMI from the coding sequence TTGGGTGATCATCAACAGTCTCTTGCGTTTTCAAAACTTCTTACTGATTCCTATCCTCAAAATTTCAATGTATACTTGATTAATGCAAAGACCTTGCTCCTTCTCAAGAGATTTGAAGAATCTCGAGCAACCTTGCAGGCTGGTTTAGAATGGTTTCCTTGTGAAATTAAATTAATTAAATATCTCAGGTATGTAAATTGCTATTTAGGTATTGAAGAGAAGACCATGGATCGAAGCGAGAGTGATAATATTCGATTATGCCCGGAAGATTTAATTACATATTCTTCTACACCGCATTTTTTTGAAATTCTTCAATCAAAGCGATCGGCTTGTGTTAATAACTACGTCGTGCCTAAGAAGCATGTATTCATAGCTGGTCTTGGTCGCAGTGGTACAACAGCCTTGGGTAAATTGTTGAATATTTCCTCTTCCGTTGAAATATATACTGAATTGTACTCATTTTTAGGCTTGAGGGCTATTCGCGATTCGATTTTTCAGAAATTAAATTGCTGGAAATGGCTTCTAAGGATCATCGTAAACATCAATTTATTGAACTGCTTCCAAAGCATTCATCATCTAAAGTTATTGGAGATAAAAGGCCTTACTTTGAATTTTGTGCAGAGTCTTCTTTTGATGATATAG
- a CDS encoding GDP-L-fucose synthase, which produces MEMLINKDDRFFVAGHRGMAGSAICRALKRSGYENLLTASRDQLDLLNPQAVQHWFASKKPTVVVLAAAKVGGIHANNAYPADFLLENMKIQTNVIETAWRSGVKRLLFLGSSCIYPKFAEQPIKEESLLTGSLEATNEWYALAKITGIKLCQSLRMQYGFDAISLMPTNLYGPGDNYHPENSHVLPALIRRFYEAKKSSLESVSCWGTGSPLREFLHVDDLGDACVFVLENWKPNPDDIQFLNVGTGLDLKISELATYIANIIGYKGNILWDASKPDGTPKKQLDVSKLRDLGWSSSISLKDGLRDTIHTFKEHMEQNLVRSI; this is translated from the coding sequence ATGGAGATGTTAATAAACAAAGATGATCGTTTTTTTGTTGCGGGCCACCGCGGTATGGCCGGTAGTGCGATCTGTAGGGCATTAAAACGCAGTGGCTATGAGAACCTGCTGACGGCAAGTCGGGATCAGTTGGATCTACTGAATCCTCAGGCTGTTCAGCATTGGTTTGCTTCAAAAAAACCCACTGTGGTTGTGCTAGCCGCTGCCAAGGTGGGCGGCATTCATGCAAATAATGCATATCCAGCTGATTTCTTGCTGGAGAACATGAAAATACAAACAAATGTGATCGAAACAGCTTGGCGCAGTGGAGTAAAGCGATTGCTATTTCTTGGCAGCAGTTGTATTTATCCAAAGTTCGCTGAGCAACCTATCAAGGAAGAATCTTTATTGACCGGCTCCCTGGAGGCGACTAATGAATGGTATGCGTTGGCAAAAATTACAGGCATTAAGTTATGCCAATCACTGAGGATGCAGTACGGTTTTGATGCAATAAGTTTAATGCCAACTAATCTCTACGGCCCTGGAGACAATTATCATCCTGAGAACAGTCATGTTTTACCAGCATTAATACGTCGTTTTTATGAGGCTAAGAAATCAAGTTTAGAGAGCGTGAGTTGTTGGGGGACGGGCTCTCCACTTCGCGAATTTTTGCACGTGGATGATCTTGGGGACGCATGTGTATTTGTCTTAGAAAACTGGAAGCCAAATCCCGACGATATTCAGTTTCTTAATGTAGGTACTGGGTTAGATTTAAAAATTAGTGAGTTGGCAACTTATATTGCTAATATCATTGGATATAAAGGCAACATTCTGTGGGATGCAAGTAAACCTGATGGTACTCCAAAGAAACAACTCGATGTTAGTAAACTTCGAGATCTTGGATGGTCTTCTTCGATATCGTTGAAAGATGGTCTTCGTGACACTATCCATACTTTCAAAGAGCACATGGAACAGAATCTAGTACGGTCAATCTGA
- a CDS encoding sulfotransferase family 2 domain-containing protein: MLVFFPHIPKAGGQTLKQGFYEAFGRGRCIKVWRAFGSDVSSDKFPDLSSHEFKGISAVVGHLRLSDFLKNSYAKREFDDGNVQILTSVRNPVERLVSEYNYVSCNVKHRLHDEIRGMSPMDYIKLQPANIQYDFLKPSDKSSIDDIVEIMKLFPIENSIKGFSNFFAEELKISLS, from the coding sequence GTGTTAGTTTTTTTCCCCCATATCCCAAAAGCTGGCGGCCAAACCTTGAAGCAGGGCTTTTATGAGGCTTTTGGGCGTGGGAGGTGCATTAAAGTGTGGAGAGCTTTCGGCTCTGATGTAAGTAGCGATAAATTCCCGGATTTAAGTAGTCATGAATTTAAAGGTATATCTGCGGTTGTGGGGCATTTGCGTTTGTCCGATTTTTTAAAGAACAGCTATGCCAAGAGAGAATTTGATGATGGAAATGTCCAGATATTGACCTCTGTCAGAAACCCCGTCGAAAGATTGGTGAGCGAATACAACTATGTTTCTTGTAATGTTAAACACCGGTTGCACGATGAAATTAGAGGAATGTCTCCGATGGATTACATAAAGCTTCAACCAGCTAACATTCAATATGATTTCCTCAAGCCTTCTGATAAATCATCTATCGATGATATAGTTGAAATAATGAAGCTCTTTCCGATTGAAAATTCTATCAAAGGTTTCAGTAATTTTTTTGCTGAAGAACTTAAGATTAGTTTGTCATAA
- a CDS encoding 3-deoxy-manno-octulosonate cytidylyltransferase, whose product MSTSKKCVGLIPSRLSSTRLPGKALADIAGMPLVVHTAKRALLSKSLTDVFVCTDSDKIADTCAGFGIKVIKTSSGCINGTERIAQAANSLNDDFFIDIQGDEPLIDPSHIDAVVDCLINLPSQYDIVLPVLKVPYTASDSIVRVQISNSNRVMTLSRANIPHIYNKNPQHIYKHLSIIGFSKRSLELYSNLSQSHNEIVENVELLRALENDMSILALPLNGDSFSVDLQDDLDRARLAMTNDPYYGKY is encoded by the coding sequence ATGAGCACATCTAAAAAATGTGTTGGTCTGATACCTTCTAGATTGTCTTCAACAAGGCTTCCAGGTAAAGCTCTTGCTGATATAGCTGGCATGCCGTTGGTTGTTCATACTGCCAAAAGAGCCCTTCTTTCTAAATCTCTAACAGACGTTTTCGTTTGTACTGATAGCGATAAGATTGCAGATACGTGCGCTGGCTTCGGCATTAAAGTAATAAAGACTTCATCTGGATGTATTAACGGTACTGAAAGAATTGCTCAAGCCGCAAATAGTTTGAATGATGATTTCTTTATCGACATTCAAGGCGACGAACCGCTAATTGATCCTTCGCATATTGATGCAGTTGTAGATTGCCTCATTAACTTGCCCTCACAATACGACATAGTACTACCTGTACTGAAAGTTCCTTACACTGCATCGGACTCTATTGTGAGAGTTCAAATATCAAATAGTAATCGTGTGATGACGCTTTCAAGAGCAAATATACCTCATATTTATAATAAAAATCCTCAGCATATATACAAACATCTTTCAATTATTGGGTTCAGCAAAAGGAGCCTTGAATTATATTCAAATCTTAGCCAATCACATAATGAAATTGTTGAAAATGTCGAGTTATTGCGAGCATTAGAGAACGATATGTCTATTCTTGCGCTTCCTCTTAACGGTGATTCCTTTTCGGTAGATCTTCAAGATGACTTAGACAGAGCTCGTTTGGCTATGACTAATGATCCTTATTATGGTAAATACTGA